Proteins encoded in a region of the Vicia villosa cultivar HV-30 ecotype Madison, WI linkage group LG5, Vvil1.0, whole genome shotgun sequence genome:
- the LOC131601475 gene encoding arginase 1, mitochondrial, translating to MSMIVRRGIHCMQRLNSASVSAALLENGQNRVIDASLTLIRERAKLKGELVRALGGAVATSSLLGVPLGHNSSFLQGPAFAPPRIREAIWCGSTNSTTEEGKDLKDARVLTDVGDVPIQEIRDCGVDDKRLMSVIGESVKLVMEEAPLRPLVLGGDHSISFPVIRAVSEKLGGPVDVLHIDAHPDNYDAYEGNIYSHASSFARVMEGDYVRRLLQVGIRSISAEGRAQAKKFGVEQYEMRTFSRDRPFLENLKLGEGVKGVYISIDVDCLDPAFAPGVSHIEPGGLSFRDVLNILHNLQGDVVGGDVVEFNPQRDTVDGMTAMVAAKLVRELAAKIAK from the exons ATGTCAATGATAGTGCGCAGAGGTATCCATTGCATGCAGAGACTGAATTCAGCGAGTGTATCCGCTGCATTGCTAGAGAATGGACAAAATCGTGTAATTGATGCTTCACTTACTCTTATTAGAGAAAGAGCAAAGCTTAAG GGAGAACTTGTGCGAGCTTTGGGAGGTGCTGTTGCAACTTCATCGCTTCTTGGAGTTCCTTTGGGACACAATTCATCATTCCTTCAAGGGCCTGCATTTGCGCCACCTCGCATTAGGGAGGCCATTTGGTGTGGTAGCACAAACTCAACAACCGAAGAAG GTAAGGATTTAAAAGACGCACGAGTGCTAACTGATGTCGGTGATGTCCCTATTCAAGAAATTCGAGATTGTGGCGTAGATGATAAAAGATTGATGAGTGTCATTGGCGAATCTGTCAAGTTAGTGATGGAAGAG GCTCCACTAAGACCCTTAGTTTTAGGTGGTGATCACTCAATATCATTTCCGGTTATTCGAGCTGTCTCTGAGAAGCTTGGAGGACCGGTAGATGTTCTTCATATTGATGCGCATCCTGACAACTACGATGCATATGAAGGAAATATTTATTCGCACGCTTCTTCTTTTGCTCGTGTCATGGAGGGTGACTATGTTCGGCGACTCTTGCAG GTTGGTATTCGATCAATATCAGCTGAAGGACGTGCACAAGCGAAAAAATTTGGGGTCGAGCAATATGAAATGCGAACGTTTTCCAGAGATCGCCCCTTCCTAGAGAACCTG AAACTAGGGGAAGGTGTGAAAGGGGTGTATATCTCAATAGACGTCGATTGTCTCGATCCTGCATTTGCTCCAGGAGTGTCTCACATTGAACCGGGAGGTCTTTCTTTCCGCGATGTTCTTAACATCCTACACAATCTTCAAGGCGATGTTGTTGGTGGAGACGTCGTTGAATTCAACCCACAACGCGATACCGTTGATGGAATGACTGCTATGGTAGCTGCTAAGTTGGTCAGAGAACTGGCCGCAAAGATTGCAAAATGA
- the LOC131601474 gene encoding protein NRT1/ PTR FAMILY 7.3-like, whose amino-acid sequence MASKVFEIDGHEEENTNLCTKDGSVDCYGKPAIKSKTGGWRSASWLLVNQFLVTLAFTGVEVNLVLFAKLVLRQSNAESANTFSTWMGTTYFFSLIGAFLSDSYLGRYLTCIIFQIVLNIGLVLLSLSTHYLLLKPQGCGKIGFLCEPHSPLHVAILYISIYLVALGNGAADPALATFGSDQFDEQEPREEKSKSLFFSYFYVALNLGSLAAETILAYIETSGNWVLGFWICVGCGGFSFLVFMAGTLRYRHMKTTRNPILRFAQVFVSSAKKIKLQVPANGEGLYDVREGDDRKMHHTKGLGFFDRAAIISTKEEHKLLEKSENRNPWSLCTVTQVEEVKCILRLLPVWLCTIFSSVVFIQMLSLFVEQGSTMNRKFYKFEIPPASMTAFDIISTSLFIMFFDVLIVPLYVKIVKRDPKLPSELQRIGIGLSITILALIVAGLVEKKRLEFASTDGKETSSLSIFWQIPQYVLVGVAEAFVYVAQMNFFTSQAPDGLKSLGMGLSMSTSAVGSYVADTILSVVMKITSTHGRHGWVSPNLNEGHLDWFFFLSAVLTGINLVFYVACATRYKIVEMEKRDETKKEEEVAI is encoded by the exons ATGGCTAGTAAG GTGTTTGAAATTGATGGCCATGAAGAGGAGAATACCAATCTTTGCACAAAAGATGGATCAGTTGATTGTTATGGAAAACCAGCTATAAAATCTAAGACAGGTGGATGGAGAAGTGCCTCATGGTTGTTAG TGAATCAGTTTCTAGTTACATTGGCTTTCACTGGAGTTGAAGTAAATTTGGTTCTCTTTGCAAAGTTAGTATTGAGACAAAGTAATGCAGAGTCAGCAAACACTTTCAGCACATGGATGGGAACTACCTATTTCTTCTCTCTAATTGGAGCTTTTCTTAGTGACTCATACTTGGGAAGATACCTCACTTGCATCATATTTCAAATTGTCCTCAACATT GGATTGGTGCTATTATCCTTATCAACTCATTACTTGTTACTTAAGCCTCAAGGTTGTGGAAAAATAGGTTTTTTATGTGAACCTCATTCACCACTTCATGTTGCAATACTTTACATATCAATATATCTAGTAGCACTAGGAAATGGAGCTGCTGATCCTGCATTAGCAACATTTGGTTCTGATCAATTCGACGAGCAAGAACCTAGAGAAGAAAAATCGAAGTCCTTATTTTTCAGCTACTTTTATGTGGCATTGAATCTTGGATCATTAGCAGCTGAGACAATTTTGGCTTACATAGAGACATCAGGAAATTGGGTGCTTGGATTTTGGATATGTGTTGGTTGCGGCGGTTTTTCGTTTCTGGTTTTCATGGCCGGAACTCTTAGATATCGGCATATGAAGACGACTCGAAATCCTATCTTGAGGTTTGCGCAAGTGTTTGTATCCTCTGCGAAGAAAATAAAACTTCAAGTGCCTGCAAATGGAGAAGGACTCTATGATGTTCGAGAAGGCGATGATCGGAAAATGCACCACACTAAAGGTCTCGG ATTTTTTGATAGAGCCGCGATTATTTCTACCAAGGAAGAGCACAAGTTGCTAGAGAAAAGCGAAAATCGAAATCCATGGAGTCTTTGCACCGTGACACAAGTCGAAGAAGTGAAATGCATTTTGAGACTATTACCTGTATGGCTTTGCACGATATTCTCGTCTGTCGTCTTCATACAAATGCTTTCTCTATTCGTTGAGCAAGGTTCAACGATGAACAGAAAGTTCTACAAGTTTGAAATCCCTCCTGCAAGCATGACAGCGTTCGATATCATAAgcacatcattattcatcatgttcttcgACGTTCTCATCGTTCCATTATACGTGAAAATCGTCAAAAGAGATCCAAAACTTCCCAGCGAGCTACAAAGAATCGGCATTGGACTATCCATTACAATACTAGCCTTGATTGTCGCCGGTTTGGTAGAGAAGAAAAGACTCGAGTTCGCTAGCACTGACGGTAAAGAGACGAGTTCTTTGAGCATCTTTTGGCAAATACCGCAATATGTACTTGTAGGAGTAGCAGAAGCATTTGTTTATGTAGCTCAGATGAATTTTTTCACATCACAAGCACCAGATGGATTGAAAAGCTTAGGAATGGGATTGTCCATGTCTACATCGGCAGTTGGTAGTTATGTCGCAGATACTATTCTTTCTGTCGTAATGAAAATCACTTCGACTCACGGACGACACGGTTGGGTTTCGCCAAATCTAAATGAAGGTCATTTAGATTGGTTTTTCTTCTTGTCTGCGGTTTTAACCGGTATCAATTTGGTATTTTATGTTGCATGCGCAACAAGATATAAGATAGTAGAAATGGAGAAAAGAGACGAGacaaagaaagaggaagaagTTGCGATTTGA